Proteins encoded by one window of Gouania willdenowi chromosome 4, fGouWil2.1, whole genome shotgun sequence:
- the her6 gene encoding hairy-related 6, which translates to MPADMMEKTSASPVAATPASMNTTPDKPKTASEHRKSSKPIMEKRRRARINESLGQLKTLILDALKKDSSRHSKLEKADILEMTVKHLRNLQRAQMTAALNTDPTVLGKYRAGFSECMNEVTRFLSTCEGVNTEVRTRLLGHLANCMTQINAMNYPSQHQHQHQHQLPTAAGPTHPPFGQSMVQIPGSSPQVLPMNSCKGGGSSPPSLPPDATKVYGGFQIVPATDGQFAFLIPNAAFAPNGPVIPVYANNVSTSVPVPAAVSPGAPSGNTDSVWRPW; encoded by the exons ATGCCTGCCGATATGATGGAAAAAACGTCCGCCTCACCGGTTGCTGCGACCCCGGCGAGCATGAACACGACCCCCGATAAACCCAAGACAGCTTCCGAACACAGAAAG TCATCAAAGCCAATTATggaaaagagaagaagagccaGAATCAACGAGAGCCTGGGACAGCTGAAAACTCTCATTCTGGATGCGCTCAAAAAAGAT AGCTCCAGACACTCTAAGCTGGAAAAGGCGGATATCCTGGAGATGACAGTTAAGCACCTCCGGAACCTGCAGAGGGCTCAGATGACCG CTGCTTTAAACACAGATCCCACTGTTTTGGGGAAGTATCGCGCCGGGTTCAGTGAATGCATGAATGAAGTCACCCGCTTCCTGTCCACCTGTGAAGGCGTCAACACCGAGGTCCGCACGCGCCTCCTGGGTCACTTAGCGAACTGCATGACGCAGATCAACGCCATGAACTACCCGAGCCAACATCAGCATCAGCACCAGCACCAGCTGCCCACCGCTGCCGGACCAACGCACCCTCCCTTCGGCCAGTCCATGGTGCAGATCCCCGGATCATCCCCGCAGGTGCTGCCCATGAACTCCTGTAAAGGAGGAGGCTCCTCTCCGCCCAGTTTACCACCAGACGCCACTAAAGTGTACGGGGGCTTTCAGATCGTGCCTGCCACAGACGGACAGTTTGCTTTCCTCATCCCCAATGCTGCGTTTGCGCCGAACGGTCCCGTTATTCCCGTGTACGCCAACAACGTCAGCACATCAGTGCCTGTCCCGGCCGCGGTGTCCCCCGGGGCCCCCTCAGGAAACACGGACTCAGTGTGGAGGCCGTGGTGA